One window of Hypanus sabinus isolate sHypSab1 chromosome 18, sHypSab1.hap1, whole genome shotgun sequence genomic DNA carries:
- the LOC132377537 gene encoding general transcription factor II-I repeat domain-containing protein 2A-like: protein MTGTHKGFVALLQKSLDRKLLTFHCILHQEALCAQTFPPECTEVMDVVIQIVNKIMAKSLNHRQFRLLLDEMESAYSDLLLHNKVRWLSKGEVLKRFVACLEEVKTFLGSKGLNFPELEQPGWLEKLHFMVDMTAHLNTLNTALQGKGRTALHMLEDVLAFERKLTVLARDLQKGTLSHFPNLREFKQGHDMIISEYLHSAIIAMQTSFGKRFCEFREEKNTLSFPVTPLSIDPSLLNTTALAGVSQPDLEMELADIADKDIWVSKFRRLTADLEDVARQKAVLAQNHKWSDIENLPNPDQLVFETWNAVPDIYVNMKKYALGVLSIFGSTYVCEQVFSNMNFIKNKHRARLTDDSLRSCVKMKVTSYSPDVQTLCAEVQEQKSH, encoded by the coding sequence atgacgggaacgcacaagggatttgtggctttactgcagaagtcgctggacagaaagctgctgacttttcactgcatcttgcaccaagaggcactgtgcgctcaaacatttcctccggaatgcacagaagtaatggatgttgtcattcagattgtcaataaaataatggcaaaaagtttaaatcaccgtcaattccgtttgttactggacgagatggaaagcgcatattctgatctcctgctgcacaacaaagtccggtggctgtccaaaggggaggtgctgaaacgctttgtcgcgtgtctggaagaagtgaaaactttcctgggcagcaaagggctcaactttcctgagctggaacagccagggtggctggaaaagctacacttcatggtagacatgacagcgcacctgaacacgctgaacacagctcttcaggggaaaggacgcacagccctgcacatgttggaggatgtcttggcattcgagcgcaagttgacagtgcttgccagagatttacagaaaggcactttgtctcacttccccaatttgagagagttcaaacaaggtcacgacatgataatttcggagtatttacattctgcaatcatcgcaatgcaaacatcgtttgggaaacgcttctgtgagttcagagaggaaaaaaacacattatccttcccggtcactcccttaagcatcgatccttccctactgaatacgactgcattggcaggtgtgagtcaacctgatcttgagatggaactggccgacatagccgacaaagacatatgggtgtccaagtttagacgcttgacagcagaccttgaagatgttgcccgtcagaaggccgttcttgctcagaatcacaaatggagtgatattgaaaaccttccaaatccggaccaacttgtgtttgaaacatggaatgctgtgcccgacatttatgtaaacatgaaaaagtatgcgcttggagtcctgtcgatctttggatccacatatgtatgtgagcaggtgttctccaacatgaactttattaaaaacaaacatcgcgcacgcctcacagatgacagcttgcgatcctgtgtaaagatgaaggtgacgtcatacagccctgatgtgcagacgctgtgcgctgaggtccaggagcagaaatcccattaa